GTGCGTGGCCGCATCGCGGTCTGAAGTCGCGGCGGCCGCCGAGGTTCACGGCGTCGCCGCGCTTAGGTTTACGTCTGGCGACGACGGCGGCACCCGCCTCGCCGATCTCTATCAGCGGGCGCCGCTCAGGGTGCTGTTTCCGCGGCCGGACGACGGTGTGCCGACGGCGGTGGTCGTCACGATCAGCGGCGGCCTGGTCGGGGGCGACCGCCTCGATCTCGACGTCGTCGCCGACCAGGGCGCCCGGGTGCTGGTCACCGCGCAGGCGGCGGAGAAGGTGTACCGGTCGCTCGGTGCCGATTGCCGCATCGAGGTGCGGCTGACGGTGGCTGCCGGCGGCTGGTTCGAGTGGCTGCCCCAGGAAACGATCCTGTTCGAGGGCGCCCGCCTGCGGCGGAGGACCGTGCTCGACGTCGCGCCGACCGGCCGGGTGCTGGCCGGCGAAATGCTGGTGTTCGGGCGGACCGCCAGCGGCGAGATGGTGCGCCGCGGCCTGGTTCGCGACGCCTGGGAGGTGCGCCGCGGCGGCCAACCGGTGTGGATGGATGCCCTGCACATGGCCGGCGATCTCGCCACGCCGCTGGCCTCTCCCGCCTGCTTCGACGGGTTTGCGGCGACCGCGACAATGCTCTATGCCGGGGACGACGGCCGCGCGCGGCTCGACGAGGTCCGCGACCTGATCCGCGCGCACGAGTGCGAGGAGGTGAGAGCGGCGGCCACCGTGGTCAACGGCGTGCTGGTGGTCCGTTGGCTGGGGCGCGACGGCGCCAGCCTGCGCAAGGGCTATGGCGGCGTTTGGGCAGCCTTCCGCAACCACGTCGGGGGACTGAGCGCGGCGCTCCCCGTATCTGGTGGGTGTAGAATGCCAGGGAGGCAGCACAGTGCATCTTTCGCCTAGGGAAAAGGACAAATTGCTGGTCGCGATGGCCGCCGAAGTGGCGCGCAGGCGCCTCGCTCGCGGGGTGAAGCTCAATTATCCGGAAACGGTGGCGATAATCAGCGATTTCGTCGTCGAGGGCGCCCGCGACGGCCGCTCGGTCGCCGAGCTGATGCGCGACGGCGCCACCGTCGTCGGTCGCGACCAGGTGATGGACGGGATCGCCGAGATGATCCACGAGATCCAGGTCGAGGCCACCTTTCCCGACGGGACCAAGCTGGTCACCGTCCACAACCCGGTCCGCTGATCCGAGGGGCGCCATGATACCCGGAGATATCCTGCCGGCAGCGGGAACGATCACCCTCAACGCCGGCCGCGAAACCGTTACCCTGACCGTCGCCAACACCGGCGACCGGCCGATCCAGGTCGGCTCCCACTACCATTTCTTCGAAACCAACGCGGCGCTCGCGTTCGATCGCGCCAAGGCGCGAGGGTTCCGGCTCGACATCCCCGCCGGCACCGCGGTCCGCTTCGAGCCGGGGCAGCGCCGCGAGGTCGCGCTGGTCGCCTATGCCGGCTTGCGGGTGGTGCACGGCTTCAACGCCCGGATCGGCGGCGCCCTGGAGGACGAGTGATGGCCTACACCATCGACCGCGCGGCCTACGCGCAGATGTTCGGACCGACCACCGGCGACCGGGTGCGGCTCGCCGACACCGACCTGATCCTCGAGGTCGAGGCGGATCGCACCGTCTACGGCGAGGAGGTCAAGTTCGGCGGCGGCAAGGTGATCCGCGACGGCATGGGCCAGTCCCAGGTCGGTCGCGCCGGCGGCGCCGTCGACACCGTCATCACCAACGCGCTGATCGTCGACCACTGGGGCATCGTCAAGGCCGACGTCGGGATCCGGGACGGCCGTATCGCCGCCATCGGCAAGGCCGGCAACCCGGACATCCAGCCGGGCGTCGACATCGTCGTCGGCCCGGGCACCGAGGCGATCGCCGGCGAAGGAAGGATCCTCACCGCCGGCGGCATCGACGCCCACATCCACTGGATCTGTCCGCAGCTGGTGGAGGAAGCCCTCTGTTCGGGGATCACCACCATGCTGGGCGGCGGCACCGGACCGGCCGACGGCACCAACGCCACCACCTGCACTCCCGGCCCCTGGCACATCGGCCGCATGCTGCAGGCGGCCGAGGGTCTGCCGGTTAATCTCGGGTTCTTCGGCAAGGGCAACGCCTCGCGCCCCGGCGCGTTGGTCGAACAGGTAGCCGCCGGCGCCTGCGGCCTCAAGCTGCACGAGGACTGGGGAACGACGCCCTCCGCGATCGACACCTGCCTCGCAGTCGCGGACCGCACCGACGTCCAGGTCGCCATCCACACCGACACCCTGAACGAGTCCGGCTTCGTCGAGGACACCATCGCCGCGTTCCGGGGCCGCACCATCCACGCCTTCCACACCGAGGGCGCCGGCGGCGGCCACGCGCCGGACATCATCAAGCTCTGCGGCGAGATTAACGTGCTGCCGTCGTCGACCAACCCTACCCGCCCCTACACGGTCAACACCCTAGACGAGCACCTCGACATGCTGATGGTCTGCCATCACCTCGATGCGCGGATTCCCGAGGACGTCGCCTTCGCCGAGAGCCGCATCCGGCGCGAGACCATCGCCGCCGAAGACATCCTGCACGACCTGGGCGCCTTCAGCATGATCGCGTCCGACAGCCAGGCGATGGGCCGGGTCGGCGAGGTCATCATCCGCACCTGGCAGACCGCCGACAAGATGAAGAAGCAACGCGGGCCGCTCGCCGGCGAGACGCCAGGCAACGACAACCTCAGGATCAGGCGCTACGTCGCCAAGTACACCATCAACCCTGCGCTGGCCCACGGCATCGCCGGCGCGGTCGGCTCGGTGGAGGTCGGCAAGCTCGCCGATCTGGTTTTGTGGAAGCCGATGTTTTTCGGGGTCAAGCCGGACTTGGTGCTGAAGTGCGGGACGATCGCGACGGCGGCGATGGGCGACCCCAACGCCTCGATCCCGACGCCGCAGCCGGTGCACTACCGGCCGATGTTCGCCGCCTTCGGCAGGTCGCTGACGATGAGCGCGGTCACCTTCGTATCCAAGGCGGCGCTGGATTCCGGCATCGACCGCGCCCTCGGCCTCGCCAAACCGTTGGTCGCCGTCGAAGGCACCCGGAAGATCGGCAAGCGGGACATGGTCCACAACGGCTGGACGCCGACCATGGAGGTCGATCCCGAGACCTACCAGGTGCGCGCCGACGGCGAACTGCTCACCTGCGAGCCGGCGAAGGAGCTCGCCATGGCCCAACGCTACTTCCTGTTCTGACCGTGCGCCGCGTCATCGCCGTCGTTGCCGCCGGGGGTTGGCCGGCCGAGACCGCGGTCGGCGAGGTGACGCTCGCCTTTGATCAGCGCCACCGCCGCCGCCTGCGGATGACCGACGACGCCGGCCGGCCGTTCCTGCTTGATCTCGACCACGCGACGCGGATGGCCGACGGCGACGGCCTCGCCGTCGAGGGCGGCGGTTTCATCCGGGTGTGCGCCGCTGCCGAGGCGGTGTGCGAGGTGCGCGCCGCAACCGCCGCCGCCGCCGCCCGCCTCGCCTGGCACATCGGTAACCGGCACACGCCCCTGCAGGTGCTGGCCGACGGCACGCTGCGGATCCTCGACGACCCCGTGCTGGTGGCGATGCTGGAGCACCTCGGCGCCGGCGTCACCCGAGGGCTCGCGCCGTTCACCCCCGAACCCGGCGCCTACGCCGGAAACGGACGCCGCCATGACCACTGACGATGCGGCGCTCCCGGGTCCGGCCCTCTACCGGCTGCTGACCTGGCTGTCGCCGGGGTTCCCCGTCGGCGGCTACAGCTATTCCCACGGCATAGAGCATGCGGTCGAGATCGGTCTCGTCCGCGACCGCGACACCCTCGGCCGCTGGATCGCGGCCATCCTGGCCCACGGCACCGCCCGCATCGACGGGGCGGTGCTGGCCGCCGCGTGGTCGGCGACGGCGGCGGACGACGCCGACGCGCTGGCGCGGGTGAGCGAGATCGCCAAGGTGCATCGCGGCACTGCCGAGACGGCGGTGGAGACCCTCGCCCAGGGACGAGCGTTCCTGGCGGCGGTGCGGGGCGGCTGGCCGCACCCGCGACTGGATGCATGGGCGGCCCGGCTGCGAACGTCGGAACGCGCCCCGAGCTACCCGGTCGCGGTCGGCGTCGCCGCGGCGCTCGCCGCCGTTCCGCGTCCGGCCGCGGTCGCCGCGTACCTGCACGCGTTCGCCGCCGGCCTGGTTTCCGCCGGCGTGCGCCTGGTGCCGCTCGGCCAGAGCGACGGGCTCGCGGTTCTGGCGGGGCTGGAAGCGGCAGTGCTGGAGGCCGGCGACGCTGCGCTTGGCGCCGACCTCGCCGAGCTCGGCACCGCCACCTTCATGGTCGACTGGACCTCGATCCGTCACGAAACCCAGTACACGAGGTTGTTCCGCTCATGACATCCCCGCTGCGCGTCGGCATCGGCGGGCCGGTCGGGTCCGGCAAGACGGCCCTGGTCGACGCCCTCTGCAAGCGGCTGCGCGACCGCTATCGCATCGCCGCCGTCACCAACGACATCTACACCCGCGAGGACGCCGAGTTCCTGACCCGCTCCGGCGCGCTGGCCGCGGACCGCATCCTCGGGGTGGAGACCGGCGGCTGTCCGCACACGGCGATCCGCGAGGACGCCTCGATCAACCTCGCCGCGGTCGACGAGATGACAGCCCGATTTCCCGATCTGGAGATCGTATTCATCGAATCCGGCGGCGACAATCTCGCCGCTACCTTCTCGCCGGAGCTCGCCGACATCACCGTCTACGTCATCGACGTCGCGGCCGGCGACAAAATCCCACGCAAGGGCGGGCCGGGCATCACGCGCTCGGACCTGCTTGTGATCAACAAGACCGACCTCGCGCCGCACGTCGGCGCCTCGCTCGACGTCATGGACCGCGACGCCCGGCGGATGCGCGGCGACCGGCCCTTCGTGTTCACCAACCTGCGGGCCGGCGACGGTCTCGATCGGGTGGCAGCGTTCGTGATCGCGGCCGGCGGCCTGGAGGACGTCCTTCCGCCCGGATGAAGAGCAGCGCTCGAGGAGGCTTCAGGAGTTCGCATCGTCCGGTGGGGCGGTCAGGTGCTCGGCCGACCACACGCGGTCGAACGGCATGCCGGCCTCGCGCTCGGCGCTGCGCACCGCCTCGGCGTCGGGAGCGTCGTAGAGGCAGACCATGCGCCGGGCATCTGTTGAGAGGAACGTGCGAATGAACGTCACGCCGTAGGCTTCCAGGCATCCCGACGCTTGGTCTTCGCGAGCCTGCAGCTCTTCAAAGCACACGGGTTCCTCGAAGGAGCGTTCGACGAGGATCACGGCCATTGACTACCGCCCCTTCTCATCCGGGGGCGGAACTGCGAGCGGTTCCTGCGGACCGTGGGCCTCCGCAGTCCACACGACCCGGGTCGGGAGCGCCATGGTCCGATAAAACTGACGGACCGCTTCGGCGTCGGGTGCGTCCCATACGCAGAGCAGCCGGCGGCCGTCCCCCGACAGGTAGCTGTCAAGGTGGCGCACGCCGTAGAGATCACGGCACCAGCCCGAATCGCGCCTGAGAGTCCGCCATTCTTCCGCAGAGATTGGCGGATCGAGATCCTGCTCCGCGACGACGTACACCATGTCATTCTCCCACTAAGGCGGCGACATCTGGTATGCCGCCTGCGAGTTCACTGGCTGCCCGCTCCGCAGCTCCGACAGCGTGCGCCGGAGT
This window of the Rhodospirillales bacterium genome carries:
- a CDS encoding urease accessory protein UreD encodes the protein MCVAASRSEVAAAAEVHGVAALRFTSGDDGGTRLADLYQRAPLRVLFPRPDDGVPTAVVVTISGGLVGGDRLDLDVVADQGARVLVTAQAAEKVYRSLGADCRIEVRLTVAAGGWFEWLPQETILFEGARLRRRTVLDVAPTGRVLAGEMLVFGRTASGEMVRRGLVRDAWEVRRGGQPVWMDALHMAGDLATPLASPACFDGFAATATMLYAGDDGRARLDEVRDLIRAHECEEVRAAATVVNGVLVVRWLGRDGASLRKGYGGVWAAFRNHVGGLSAALPVSGGCRMPGRQHSASFA
- a CDS encoding DUF4242 domain-containing protein, whose product is MAVILVERSFEEPVCFEELQAREDQASGCLEAYGVTFIRTFLSTDARRMVCLYDAPDAEAVRSAEREAGMPFDRVWSAEHLTAPPDDANS
- a CDS encoding urease accessory protein UreF; protein product: MTTDDAALPGPALYRLLTWLSPGFPVGGYSYSHGIEHAVEIGLVRDRDTLGRWIAAILAHGTARIDGAVLAAAWSATAADDADALARVSEIAKVHRGTAETAVETLAQGRAFLAAVRGGWPHPRLDAWAARLRTSERAPSYPVAVGVAAALAAVPRPAAVAAYLHAFAAGLVSAGVRLVPLGQSDGLAVLAGLEAAVLEAGDAALGADLAELGTATFMVDWTSIRHETQYTRLFRS
- a CDS encoding urease subunit beta, whose amino-acid sequence is MIPGDILPAAGTITLNAGRETVTLTVANTGDRPIQVGSHYHFFETNAALAFDRAKARGFRLDIPAGTAVRFEPGQRREVALVAYAGLRVVHGFNARIGGALEDE
- a CDS encoding DUF4242 domain-containing protein encodes the protein MVYVVAEQDLDPPISAEEWRTLRRDSGWCRDLYGVRHLDSYLSGDGRRLLCVWDAPDAEAVRQFYRTMALPTRVVWTAEAHGPQEPLAVPPPDEKGR
- the ureC gene encoding urease subunit alpha, producing the protein MAYTIDRAAYAQMFGPTTGDRVRLADTDLILEVEADRTVYGEEVKFGGGKVIRDGMGQSQVGRAGGAVDTVITNALIVDHWGIVKADVGIRDGRIAAIGKAGNPDIQPGVDIVVGPGTEAIAGEGRILTAGGIDAHIHWICPQLVEEALCSGITTMLGGGTGPADGTNATTCTPGPWHIGRMLQAAEGLPVNLGFFGKGNASRPGALVEQVAAGACGLKLHEDWGTTPSAIDTCLAVADRTDVQVAIHTDTLNESGFVEDTIAAFRGRTIHAFHTEGAGGGHAPDIIKLCGEINVLPSSTNPTRPYTVNTLDEHLDMLMVCHHLDARIPEDVAFAESRIRRETIAAEDILHDLGAFSMIASDSQAMGRVGEVIIRTWQTADKMKKQRGPLAGETPGNDNLRIRRYVAKYTINPALAHGIAGAVGSVEVGKLADLVLWKPMFFGVKPDLVLKCGTIATAAMGDPNASIPTPQPVHYRPMFAAFGRSLTMSAVTFVSKAALDSGIDRALGLAKPLVAVEGTRKIGKRDMVHNGWTPTMEVDPETYQVRADGELLTCEPAKELAMAQRYFLF
- a CDS encoding urease subunit gamma codes for the protein MHLSPREKDKLLVAMAAEVARRRLARGVKLNYPETVAIISDFVVEGARDGRSVAELMRDGATVVGRDQVMDGIAEMIHEIQVEATFPDGTKLVTVHNPVR
- the ureG gene encoding urease accessory protein UreG, whose product is MTSPLRVGIGGPVGSGKTALVDALCKRLRDRYRIAAVTNDIYTREDAEFLTRSGALAADRILGVETGGCPHTAIREDASINLAAVDEMTARFPDLEIVFIESGGDNLAATFSPELADITVYVIDVAAGDKIPRKGGPGITRSDLLVINKTDLAPHVGASLDVMDRDARRMRGDRPFVFTNLRAGDGLDRVAAFVIAAGGLEDVLPPG